In Vogesella indigofera, a single window of DNA contains:
- a CDS encoding VF530 family protein produces MSDKQSNNPLHGVTLEAMLTELHAHYGWDGLASRIAVRCFSHEPSIKSSLAFLRRTPWARDKVEALYLQLKKPKRSLAPKAATARAPAGQGASRAPTILFARKTPPTDDA; encoded by the coding sequence ATGAGCGACAAACAAAGCAACAATCCGCTGCACGGCGTGACGCTGGAAGCGATGCTGACCGAGCTGCACGCCCACTACGGCTGGGATGGTCTCGCCAGCCGCATTGCGGTGCGCTGTTTCAGCCACGAGCCGAGCATCAAGTCCAGCCTCGCCTTCCTGCGCCGCACGCCGTGGGCGCGCGACAAGGTGGAGGCGCTGTACCTGCAGCTGAAGAAGCCGAAGCGCAGCCTGGCGCCGAAGGCGGCCACCGCGCGCGCGCCGGCCGGCCAGGGCGCGTCCAGGGCGCCGACCATCCTGTTTGCCCGCAAGACGCCGCCGACCGACGACGCCTGA
- a CDS encoding YkgJ family cysteine cluster protein produces MADIERLDTWVKYKNGLCSDCMGSCCSMPVEVKLPDLVRIGVVDEFELEEPIKNIAKRLEKQRIIQHFNFKNGIFTLTQRANGDCQYLDQKTRLCSIYALRPNTCRNHPQVGPRPGFCAYTRNPQHGRKVSI; encoded by the coding sequence GTGGCCGATATCGAGCGCCTCGATACGTGGGTAAAGTACAAGAACGGCCTGTGCAGCGACTGCATGGGCAGCTGTTGCAGCATGCCGGTGGAAGTGAAGCTGCCGGATCTGGTGCGCATCGGCGTGGTGGACGAGTTCGAGCTGGAAGAACCGATCAAGAACATCGCCAAACGTCTGGAAAAGCAGCGCATCATCCAGCATTTCAACTTCAAGAACGGTATTTTCACACTGACGCAACGCGCCAACGGCGATTGCCAGTATCTGGACCAGAAAACCCGGCTGTGCAGCATCTACGCGCTGCGGCCGAATACCTGCCGCAATCACCCGCAGGTCGGCCCGCGGCCGGGGTTTTGCGCCTACACCCGTAATCCGCAGCATGGCCGCAAGGTGAGTATATGA
- a CDS encoding DMT family transporter, with the protein MNGLLLALAFVMGVVVPLQAAINHQLKLLIGGSPVLAALVSFAVGSVTLTIAALLTGQKWVGLAALPRAEWWMLTGGALGALFVFGTTLLAPRLGVAVMLSLIIAGQVCASLLFDRYGWLGMPLKEINSWRLAGALLVVAGVLLVNLGDRIGK; encoded by the coding sequence ATGAACGGGCTGTTATTGGCGCTGGCGTTTGTGATGGGAGTGGTGGTGCCGCTGCAGGCGGCGATCAATCACCAGCTGAAGCTGCTGATCGGCGGCAGCCCAGTGCTGGCGGCGCTGGTGTCGTTTGCCGTCGGCAGCGTGACGCTGACCATCGCCGCGCTGCTGACCGGGCAGAAGTGGGTCGGCCTCGCCGCCCTGCCGCGTGCGGAATGGTGGATGCTGACCGGTGGCGCGCTGGGGGCGCTGTTCGTGTTCGGCACCACGCTGCTGGCGCCACGGCTGGGGGTGGCGGTGATGCTGTCGCTGATCATCGCCGGCCAGGTGTGTGCGTCGCTGTTGTTCGACCGTTACGGCTGGCTGGGGATGCCGCTGAAGGAGATCAACAGCTGGCGCCTGGCTGGCGCGCTGCTGGTGGTGGCCGGGGTGCTGCTGGTGAATCTGGGCGACCGCATCGGCAAGTAA
- a CDS encoding YitT family protein — protein sequence MTTDTTRLTSGHNPLAHSRAEDLLAILIGTTFIGFGMAMFVQAGLLTGGTAGIAFLLHYQGLAPFGWLFFLINLPFYWLALRHMGAAFTVRTFVCVALVSLLSTQCRELFPFAGTLNPYSTGLLGELLLGMGLIALFRHKASVGGINILALYVQQRYGLRAGKLQFGIDLLILLASLLLCSLPQLIGSLIGAAAMSLVIGFYHRPDRYIAAS from the coding sequence ATGACTACCGACACCACGCGCCTGACAAGCGGACACAATCCGCTGGCACACAGCCGGGCAGAAGACCTGCTCGCCATCCTGATCGGCACCACCTTCATCGGCTTCGGCATGGCCATGTTCGTGCAGGCCGGCCTGCTCACCGGCGGCACCGCCGGCATCGCCTTTTTGCTGCACTACCAGGGCCTCGCGCCGTTTGGCTGGCTGTTCTTCCTGATCAACCTGCCGTTCTACTGGCTGGCGCTGCGCCACATGGGCGCGGCCTTCACCGTGCGCACCTTTGTCTGCGTCGCGCTGGTGTCACTGCTGTCCACGCAATGCCGCGAGCTGTTCCCGTTTGCCGGCACCCTCAACCCGTACTCCACCGGCCTCTTGGGCGAGCTGCTGCTCGGCATGGGCCTGATCGCGCTATTCCGCCACAAGGCCAGCGTCGGCGGCATCAACATCCTGGCGCTGTACGTGCAGCAACGCTACGGCCTGCGCGCCGGCAAGCTGCAATTCGGCATCGACCTCTTGATCCTGCTGGCATCATTGCTGCTCTGCAGCCTGCCGCAACTGATCGGCTCGCTGATCGGCGCCGCCGCGATGAGTCTGGTGATCGGCTTTTATCACCGGCCGGATCGTTACATCGCGGCATCGTAA
- a CDS encoding DUF3806 domain-containing protein produces the protein MSRSLLLLLLFGSQMLAAQEISPLGEQDIAALNAQRQLVQYFLPAGDHSTVPSKLGALRALLDARQFRLDQTYELQAMGVVLGDVFVQELEFKWVMVSDEYGRDPALQYQNSSLLLFPLTMISKRIESGETVDVFTLYNGIADHTRQRIQALQ, from the coding sequence ATGAGCCGATCATTGCTACTACTACTGTTGTTCGGGAGCCAGATGTTGGCCGCACAAGAAATATCCCCGCTGGGGGAACAGGATATCGCCGCCCTCAATGCTCAGCGCCAATTGGTCCAATACTTCCTGCCGGCGGGTGATCACTCCACTGTACCCAGCAAGCTCGGCGCCTTGCGTGCCTTGCTGGACGCTAGGCAATTCCGCCTCGACCAGACATACGAACTACAGGCGATGGGCGTGGTACTGGGGGATGTGTTCGTCCAAGAATTGGAATTCAAGTGGGTGATGGTTAGTGATGAATATGGTCGTGACCCAGCGCTGCAATACCAGAACTCCTCCCTCCTGCTGTTCCCGCTAACCATGATCTCCAAACGCATTGAGAGTGGGGAAACTGTCGATGTTTTTACGCTTTACAACGGCATAGCAGATCACACCAGACAGCGTATCCAGGCTCTGCAATAA